From a single Microbacterium terrisoli genomic region:
- the dnaA gene encoding chromosomal replication initiator protein DnaA, with product MTSQDDPDVPVWGTVLHLLEADDRVTPQMWGFLNLAVAQGVMGGILYIDVPNDLTAAQINKRMRAPIMEALEHAGDEASSFRVVVNPEVTDAHLASPMQSQAQGASAPVIDPPTVERPESIPQPERRDTRLNPKYSFDNFVIGQSNRFAHAAAVAVAEAPAKAYNPLFIYGDSGLGKTHLLHAIGDYAQSMYAGIRVRYVSSEEFTNDFINSIANNRGSAFQARYRDVDILLIDDIQFLQGRAETQEAFFHTFNTLHDHDKQVVITSDVPPKHLTGFEDRMRSRFEWGLITDVQAPDLETRIAILRKKAQSERLQIPDEVLEYIATVVSSNIRELEGALIRVSAFASLNRSTLDMSLAQTVLRDIVDQDDANVISPTDIITATASYFKLSVDDLYGSSRSQAVAQARQIAMYLCRERTSLSLPKIGQLFGGRDHTTVMYAYKKISDLMKERRSIYNHVTDITAQLGRNGR from the coding sequence ATGACGTCGCAGGACGATCCCGACGTGCCGGTGTGGGGCACCGTCCTCCACCTGCTCGAAGCCGACGACAGAGTCACCCCTCAGATGTGGGGATTTCTGAACCTCGCCGTCGCACAGGGCGTGATGGGCGGGATCCTCTACATCGACGTCCCCAACGATCTGACCGCAGCCCAGATCAACAAGCGCATGCGCGCCCCGATCATGGAAGCGCTCGAGCACGCCGGCGACGAAGCATCCTCGTTCCGCGTCGTGGTCAACCCTGAAGTCACCGATGCGCACCTGGCATCCCCGATGCAGAGCCAGGCGCAGGGCGCGTCGGCCCCGGTGATCGACCCGCCCACCGTCGAACGGCCCGAGTCGATCCCTCAGCCCGAGCGGCGCGACACGCGTCTGAACCCCAAGTACAGCTTCGATAATTTCGTCATCGGCCAGTCCAACCGCTTCGCCCACGCGGCAGCGGTGGCTGTGGCGGAGGCGCCGGCCAAGGCCTACAACCCGCTGTTCATCTACGGCGACTCGGGTCTGGGCAAGACGCACCTTCTGCACGCGATCGGCGACTACGCACAGAGCATGTATGCCGGCATCCGCGTGCGCTATGTCTCCAGCGAAGAGTTCACGAACGACTTCATCAACTCGATCGCCAACAACCGCGGCTCAGCATTCCAGGCCCGATACCGTGACGTCGACATCCTGCTCATCGACGACATCCAGTTCTTGCAGGGACGCGCCGAGACGCAGGAAGCCTTCTTCCACACCTTCAATACGCTGCACGACCACGACAAGCAGGTCGTGATCACCAGCGACGTGCCGCCCAAGCACCTCACCGGATTCGAAGACCGCATGCGCAGTCGGTTCGAGTGGGGTCTGATCACGGACGTGCAGGCCCCCGACCTCGAGACCCGCATCGCGATCCTGCGCAAGAAGGCGCAGAGCGAGCGACTGCAGATTCCCGACGAGGTGCTCGAGTACATCGCCACGGTCGTCTCATCGAACATCCGCGAGCTCGAGGGGGCGCTGATCCGGGTGTCGGCCTTTGCGAGCCTGAACCGTTCCACGCTGGACATGTCGTTGGCACAGACGGTGCTGCGCGACATCGTCGACCAGGACGACGCGAACGTGATCTCGCCGACCGACATCATCACCGCCACCGCGTCATACTTCAAGCTCTCGGTCGACGATCTCTACGGCTCGAGCCGCTCGCAGGCCGTCGCACAGGCCCGGCAGATCGCCATGTACCTGTGCCGCGAGCGCACGAGCCTGTCACTGCCCAAGATCGGTCAGCTGTTCGGCGGCCGCGATCACACGACGGTGATGTACGCGTACAAGAAGATCAGCGACCTCATGAAAGAGCGCCGCTCGATCTACAACCACGTCACCGACATCACCGCGCAGCTCGGCCGCAACGGCCGCTGA
- the dnaN gene encoding DNA polymerase III subunit beta, producing the protein MKFHVGRDVFAEAVSFVVKLLPQRNPQPILAGVLIEAGDHGLSLSAFDYEASARTTIEASVDEPGTILVHGRLLSDIASRLPNAPIQVEVEDDGILLTCGSARFTLASMPVQEYPAIPEVSGESGLVPAEDFATAIAQVAFAASRDDVTPVLTGVQLEVSGTQLSLVATDRYRVALRDIPWDGGASAEETAALVPARTLTEVGKTFSHGGNISIAFSGSGDREIIAFTSGNKTVTSLLIKGNFPPVRRLFPEQTEHHAVVNTADLAEAVRRVALVLDRSAPLRFTFTPEGVTMDASGTEQARANEAVDATLVGEDVTLGLNPQYLLEALAAVRSEFTRITFTSSENQNKLSPVLITPQTSVDKGGEESFRYLLQPNLLLR; encoded by the coding sequence GTGAAGTTCCACGTTGGCCGCGATGTGTTCGCCGAGGCCGTCTCGTTCGTAGTGAAGCTCTTGCCACAGCGCAATCCGCAGCCGATCCTGGCCGGGGTGCTGATCGAAGCCGGTGATCACGGACTGTCGCTGTCGGCGTTCGACTACGAAGCCTCGGCGCGCACCACGATCGAGGCGAGCGTGGACGAGCCAGGGACGATCCTCGTACACGGCAGACTTCTCTCCGACATCGCCAGTCGCCTGCCGAACGCACCGATCCAGGTCGAAGTCGAAGACGACGGCATCCTGCTGACCTGTGGATCGGCGCGGTTCACCCTCGCCTCCATGCCCGTGCAGGAATATCCCGCGATCCCCGAGGTCAGCGGTGAGTCGGGTCTCGTGCCGGCCGAAGACTTCGCGACCGCCATCGCACAGGTGGCCTTCGCCGCCTCTCGTGACGACGTGACTCCCGTGCTCACCGGCGTGCAGCTTGAAGTGTCCGGCACGCAGCTGAGCCTGGTCGCCACCGACCGTTACCGGGTGGCGCTGCGCGACATCCCGTGGGACGGCGGCGCATCCGCCGAAGAGACGGCGGCCCTGGTTCCGGCGCGCACGCTGACCGAGGTCGGCAAGACGTTCTCCCACGGCGGCAACATCTCGATCGCGTTCTCGGGATCCGGCGACCGCGAGATCATCGCGTTCACCTCGGGCAACAAGACCGTCACTTCGCTGCTGATCAAGGGCAACTTCCCGCCCGTGCGCCGGCTGTTCCCTGAGCAGACCGAGCACCACGCGGTCGTGAACACCGCCGATCTCGCCGAAGCCGTGCGCCGCGTCGCGCTCGTGCTCGATCGGTCGGCGCCGCTGCGATTCACATTCACGCCCGAAGGCGTGACGATGGATGCCTCGGGCACCGAGCAGGCGCGAGCCAACGAAGCCGTCGATGCGACTCTCGTCGGCGAGGATGTGACGCTGGGCCTGAATCCGCAGTACCTTCTGGAGGCCCTGGCCGCCGTGCGCAGTGAGTTCACGCGCATCACTTTCACCTCGAGCGAGAACCAGAACAAGCTCAGCCCGGTGCTGATCACCCCGCAGACCTCGGTCGACAAGGGCGGAGAAGAGAGCTTCCGCTACCTGCTGCAGCCGAACCTGCTGCTGCGCTGA
- the recF gene encoding DNA replication/repair protein RecF (All proteins in this family for which functions are known are DNA-binding proteins that assist the filamentation of RecA onto DNA for the initiation of recombination or recombinational repair.) — MIVEQLSLVDFRNYAAADVALDAGANVFIGRNGQGKTNLAEAIAYLATLGSHRVSSDAPMVREGADAAIVRARLAHGERRVQLEVRINKQGSNKARVNGAAIKPTELPRYAQVVLFAPEDLQIVRGDPSARRRFADQLLIQRTPRMAAVLSDYDRVLRQRNALLKSARARGIRGDQLSTLDVWDEKLVSLGAQVIDARAALTAELAPPMADAYQQIAGENHDPQLDWALSVRGADPEDGADDADAAASGDTVDLFRAALAAKRGAELDRGLTLVGPHRDDLVLRVRGLPVKGYASHGESWSVALSLRLASAALLRAESQLGDPVLILDDVFAELDADRRERLAALTAGFEQVIVTSAVEADVPDALRAHVVRVEAGTIIDAEHADDR, encoded by the coding sequence GTGATCGTCGAGCAGCTCAGCCTGGTGGATTTCCGCAATTACGCGGCCGCCGATGTCGCGCTCGATGCCGGCGCCAACGTGTTCATCGGGCGCAACGGCCAGGGCAAGACCAACCTCGCCGAAGCCATCGCATATCTCGCGACCCTGGGTTCGCACCGTGTGTCAAGCGATGCCCCGATGGTCCGCGAGGGTGCAGATGCCGCGATAGTGCGCGCGCGGCTCGCCCATGGCGAGCGCCGAGTGCAGCTCGAGGTGCGGATCAACAAGCAGGGCTCGAACAAGGCGCGGGTCAATGGTGCCGCGATCAAGCCCACCGAGCTGCCGCGCTACGCCCAGGTCGTGCTGTTCGCTCCCGAAGACCTGCAGATCGTGCGCGGCGATCCGTCAGCGCGGCGGCGGTTCGCCGACCAGCTGCTCATCCAGCGCACACCGCGTATGGCCGCCGTCCTCAGCGACTACGACCGCGTGCTGCGCCAGCGCAATGCTCTGCTGAAATCCGCCAGGGCGCGCGGCATCCGCGGCGACCAGCTGTCGACCCTGGACGTCTGGGACGAGAAGCTGGTCTCACTGGGCGCGCAGGTGATTGATGCGCGCGCGGCGCTCACCGCCGAGCTTGCCCCTCCGATGGCCGACGCCTATCAGCAGATCGCCGGTGAGAACCATGACCCGCAGCTGGACTGGGCGCTGTCGGTGCGCGGGGCCGACCCCGAAGACGGTGCCGACGACGCGGATGCCGCGGCATCCGGTGACACCGTGGACCTGTTCCGCGCGGCGCTGGCCGCCAAGCGTGGGGCAGAGCTCGACCGCGGTCTGACCCTGGTCGGGCCGCATCGAGACGATCTGGTGCTGCGGGTTCGAGGGCTGCCGGTCAAGGGATATGCATCGCACGGCGAATCGTGGTCGGTCGCGCTCTCGCTGAGACTGGCGTCGGCTGCGCTGCTGCGCGCCGAGTCGCAGCTGGGCGATCCCGTGCTGATCCTCGACGACGTCTTCGCCGAGCTCGACGCCGACCGGCGCGAGCGTCTGGCTGCACTGACGGCGGGCTTCGAGCAGGTCATCGTGACCTCGGCCGTCGAAGCGGACGTCCCCGACGCGCTGCGCGCGCACGTCGTCCGGGTCGAGGCGGGAACGATCATCGACGCGGAGCACGCCGATGACCGATGA
- a CDS encoding DUF721 domain-containing protein has translation MTDEQDAVPETLATYLRLRGLEPSPRAKRRRRRRDPDDEHQPFTGGRDPKGVGDVLNALTREAGWSSNLDRADLVRQWDEVAGVETARHTRPVGLAEGMLTVQCDSTAWAKQLKFMRAQILTEILRRYPDAGVETIRFLGPDVPSWKWGPRAVPGRGPRDTYG, from the coding sequence ATGACCGATGAGCAGGATGCCGTACCCGAGACGCTGGCGACGTATCTGCGCCTGCGGGGGCTCGAGCCGTCGCCCCGGGCCAAGCGCCGCCGGCGCCGGCGCGATCCCGACGACGAGCACCAGCCGTTCACCGGCGGTCGCGATCCAAAGGGTGTGGGTGATGTGCTCAACGCACTCACCCGCGAGGCGGGGTGGTCCTCGAATCTGGACCGCGCCGATCTCGTGCGGCAGTGGGATGAGGTGGCCGGAGTCGAGACCGCTCGGCACACGCGACCGGTGGGCTTGGCCGAGGGGATGCTGACCGTCCAGTGCGACTCGACCGCGTGGGCCAAACAGCTGAAATTCATGCGCGCGCAGATTCTCACCGAGATCCTTCGGCGCTACCCCGACGCGGGCGTCGAGACGATCCGTTTCCTCGGTCCGGACGTCCCCTCGTGGAAATGGGGCCCCAGAGCCGTTCCAGGGCGCGGTCCGCGCGATACCTACGGATAA
- the gyrB gene encoding DNA topoisomerase (ATP-hydrolyzing) subunit B, with amino-acid sequence MTSDTPENESAQANENIPSTPAPAQTDYGADAIQVLEGLEAVRKRPGMYIGSTGERGLHHLVQEIVDNSVDEALAGYCDMIEVTILADGGIRCVDNGRGIPVDPHKSDPTKSTVEVVLTVLHAGGKFGGSGYAVSGGLHGVGSSVVNALSSRFEVEVKRKGYVWRQTFTDGGTPQGPLEKQEKSDETGTTITFWPDATIFDTVEFDYDTLRVRFQQMAFLNKGLTISLMDEREKAITVQDVDGEEVLEQRHDTFLYERGLVDYVEYLNRVRKAERVNEEIIDFESEDLERKISLEVAMQWTTTYTENVFTFANTINTHEGGTHEEGFRAALTALVNRYARANNLLKDKDDNLSGDDVREGLTAVISVKLSEPQFEGQTKTKLGNTSAKAFVQKVVGDRLGDWFDRNPTAAKNIIRKSIDAASARMAARKARETARRKSIFESASMPDKLKDCTSKDPSISEIFLVEGDSAGGSAVQGRDPHTQAILALRGKILNVERARLDKALSNNEIQAMIQAFGTGIGEDFTLDKARYHKIVLMADADVDGQHITTLLLTLLFRYMRGLIEAGFVYLAMPPLYRLKWTNSPHEYVYSDAERDALLADGIAQNKRIPKENGIQRYKGLGEMNPKELWETTMNPETRTLRQVTIDDAAAADEIFSVLMGEDVESRRSFIQRNAKDVRFLDI; translated from the coding sequence ATGACGTCAGATACACCGGAGAACGAGTCCGCGCAGGCGAACGAGAACATCCCGTCCACGCCCGCACCCGCACAGACCGACTACGGTGCCGACGCAATCCAGGTGCTCGAGGGCCTTGAGGCTGTACGCAAGCGCCCGGGCATGTACATCGGGTCCACGGGCGAACGCGGCCTGCACCACCTCGTGCAGGAGATCGTCGACAACTCGGTCGACGAGGCCCTCGCCGGGTACTGCGACATGATCGAGGTCACGATCCTCGCGGACGGCGGCATCCGCTGCGTCGACAACGGCCGCGGCATCCCGGTCGACCCGCACAAGTCCGACCCGACGAAGTCGACCGTCGAGGTCGTGCTGACGGTGCTGCACGCCGGCGGAAAGTTCGGCGGCAGCGGCTACGCGGTCTCGGGCGGTCTGCACGGAGTGGGGTCGTCCGTGGTCAACGCCCTCTCGAGCCGGTTCGAGGTCGAAGTCAAGCGCAAGGGATACGTCTGGCGGCAGACGTTCACCGACGGCGGCACCCCGCAGGGCCCGCTGGAAAAGCAGGAGAAGAGCGACGAGACCGGCACCACGATCACGTTCTGGCCGGATGCGACGATCTTCGACACCGTCGAGTTCGACTACGACACGCTGCGCGTGCGGTTCCAGCAGATGGCCTTCCTCAACAAGGGGCTGACCATCTCGCTGATGGACGAGCGCGAGAAGGCCATCACCGTCCAGGACGTCGACGGCGAAGAAGTGCTCGAGCAGCGTCATGACACGTTCCTGTACGAGCGCGGCCTCGTCGACTACGTCGAGTACCTGAACCGGGTGCGCAAGGCCGAGCGCGTCAACGAGGAGATCATCGACTTCGAATCCGAAGACCTCGAGCGCAAGATCTCGCTCGAGGTCGCCATGCAGTGGACGACGACCTACACCGAGAATGTGTTCACGTTCGCCAACACCATCAACACGCATGAGGGCGGCACGCACGAAGAAGGGTTCCGCGCCGCGCTGACGGCGCTTGTGAACCGCTATGCGCGGGCCAACAATCTGCTCAAAGACAAGGACGACAACCTCTCGGGCGACGACGTGCGCGAGGGTCTGACGGCGGTCATCTCGGTCAAGCTGTCCGAACCGCAGTTCGAGGGCCAGACCAAGACCAAGCTCGGCAACACCTCGGCGAAGGCGTTCGTGCAGAAGGTCGTGGGCGACCGACTCGGCGACTGGTTCGACCGCAACCCGACGGCGGCCAAGAACATCATCCGCAAGTCCATCGACGCCGCCTCGGCGCGCATGGCCGCGCGCAAGGCGCGCGAGACCGCGCGTCGCAAGAGCATCTTCGAGTCGGCATCCATGCCCGACAAGCTGAAGGACTGCACGAGCAAGGACCCGTCGATCAGCGAGATCTTCCTCGTGGAGGGCGATTCGGCCGGCGGCTCTGCCGTGCAGGGCCGCGACCCGCACACGCAGGCGATCCTGGCGCTGCGCGGCAAGATCCTCAACGTCGAGCGCGCGCGGCTGGACAAGGCACTGTCCAACAACGAGATCCAGGCGATGATCCAGGCGTTCGGCACCGGCATCGGAGAGGATTTCACGCTGGACAAGGCGCGTTATCACAAGATCGTGCTGATGGCCGATGCCGATGTGGACGGCCAGCACATCACCACGCTGCTGCTGACGCTGCTGTTCCGCTACATGCGCGGGCTCATCGAGGCCGGCTTCGTCTACCTCGCCATGCCTCCGCTGTACCGATTGAAATGGACGAACTCGCCGCACGAGTACGTCTACTCCGACGCCGAGCGCGACGCGCTGCTGGCAGACGGCATCGCGCAGAACAAGCGCATCCCGAAAGAGAACGGCATCCAGCGCTACAAGGGTCTTGGCGAGATGAACCCCAAGGAGCTGTGGGAGACCACGATGAACCCCGAGACGCGCACGCTGCGTCAGGTGACCATCGATGACGCTGCCGCAGCCGACGAGATCTTCTCCGTGCTGATGGGTGAGGATGTCGAGTCCCGCCGCAGCTTCATCCAGCGCAACGCCAAGGACGTGCGCTTCCTCGACATCTAG
- the gyrA gene encoding DNA gyrase subunit A — MADDERPTEAPAHNHGKIDQVDLQVEMQRSYLDYAMSVIVGRALPDVRDGLKPVHRRVIYAMYDGGYRPDKSFSKCARVVGEVMGQYHPHGDSAIYDTLVRLVQPWSLRYPLALGQGNFGSPGNQGAAAPRYTETKMAPLALEMVRDIEEETVDFQDNYDGQTQEPVVLPSRFPNLLVNGSVGIAVGMATNIPPHNLREVADGALWALEHPEATREELLAALMQRIPGPDFPTSAQILGVRGIHDAYRTGRGSITMRAVVEVEEIQGRTCLVVTELPYQVNPDNVAVKIRDLARDGRISGIADIRDESSDRTGQRLVIVLRRDAVAKVVLNNLYKHTQLQENFGANMLAIVDGVPRTLPLDGFISHWVTHQVDVIVRRTRFRLRKAEERMHILRGYLKALDALDEVIALIRRSPTVDEAREGLKSLLEVDDDQADAILAMQLRRLAALERQKIIDEAADLEVQIADFNDILGSPERQRIIIRDELTQIVDKFGDERRTHILPGYDGDMSVEDLIPEEEMVVTVTRDGYIKRTRSDNYRSQHRGGKGVKGAQLRADDVVEHFFVTTTHHWLLFFTDKGRVYRAKAYEVPEAGRDAKGQHVANLLALQPEEEITQILDVRHYNDASYLVLATRGGLVKKSRLSDYDTNRQGGIIAIRLREGDELVSALLVDQDDEILLISHHGMSLRFAATDEALRPMGRSTEGVKGMSFREGDSLLSASVASSDGYVFVVTEGGYAKRTAVGEYRVQGRGGLGIKVAKLNDDRGGLAGGLIAAEDDEILVVLASGKVVRSAVAEVPAKGRDTMGVVFARPDDDDRIIAIARNSERAVVDEDEADASATDTAEPAVVESETSSNHEESTDA; from the coding sequence ATGGCTGACGACGAACGCCCCACCGAAGCACCCGCGCACAACCACGGCAAGATCGACCAGGTCGACCTGCAGGTCGAGATGCAGCGCAGCTATCTCGACTATGCGATGAGTGTCATCGTCGGGCGCGCCCTGCCGGACGTGCGCGACGGCCTCAAGCCCGTGCACCGCCGCGTGATCTACGCGATGTACGACGGCGGCTACCGTCCCGACAAGTCGTTCTCGAAGTGTGCGCGCGTGGTCGGCGAGGTCATGGGGCAGTACCACCCGCACGGCGACTCGGCGATCTACGACACCCTCGTCCGGCTCGTGCAGCCGTGGTCGCTGCGGTACCCGCTCGCCCTCGGCCAGGGCAACTTCGGCTCACCGGGCAACCAGGGCGCCGCCGCCCCGCGGTACACCGAGACGAAGATGGCTCCGCTCGCGCTGGAGATGGTGCGCGACATCGAAGAAGAGACCGTCGACTTCCAGGACAACTACGACGGTCAGACGCAAGAGCCGGTCGTCCTTCCCTCCCGGTTCCCGAACCTGCTGGTGAACGGATCGGTGGGCATCGCGGTCGGGATGGCCACCAACATCCCGCCCCACAACCTGCGCGAGGTGGCCGACGGTGCGCTGTGGGCACTGGAGCATCCCGAGGCCACTCGTGAAGAGCTGCTGGCCGCGCTGATGCAGCGCATCCCCGGCCCGGACTTCCCGACCTCGGCGCAGATCCTCGGGGTCCGCGGCATCCACGATGCCTATCGCACCGGGCGCGGATCGATCACGATGCGCGCAGTCGTCGAGGTCGAAGAGATCCAGGGCCGCACGTGCCTCGTGGTCACCGAGCTGCCCTATCAGGTGAACCCGGACAACGTCGCCGTGAAGATCCGCGACCTCGCGCGCGATGGGCGCATCTCGGGCATCGCCGACATCCGTGACGAGTCCAGTGACCGCACCGGCCAGCGTCTGGTGATCGTGCTGCGGCGGGATGCCGTGGCCAAGGTCGTGCTGAACAACCTGTACAAGCACACTCAGCTGCAGGAGAACTTCGGCGCGAACATGCTCGCGATCGTCGACGGGGTGCCGCGCACCCTGCCGCTGGACGGGTTCATCTCGCACTGGGTCACCCACCAGGTCGACGTCATCGTGCGCCGCACGCGCTTCCGTCTGCGCAAGGCCGAAGAGCGCATGCACATTCTGCGCGGCTACCTGAAGGCGCTCGATGCCCTCGACGAGGTCATCGCGCTGATCCGCCGCTCGCCCACGGTCGATGAGGCCCGTGAGGGACTGAAGTCCCTGCTGGAGGTCGATGACGATCAGGCCGACGCGATTCTGGCAATGCAGCTGCGGCGCCTGGCGGCACTGGAGCGACAGAAGATCATCGACGAGGCCGCCGATCTCGAGGTGCAGATCGCCGACTTCAACGACATCCTCGGCTCGCCCGAGCGGCAGCGGATCATCATCCGCGACGAGCTCACGCAGATCGTGGACAAGTTCGGCGACGAACGGCGCACGCACATCCTTCCCGGGTACGACGGCGACATGTCGGTCGAAGACCTCATCCCCGAAGAGGAGATGGTGGTCACCGTCACCCGCGACGGCTACATCAAGCGCACCCGCAGCGACAACTACCGCTCGCAGCACCGCGGCGGCAAGGGTGTGAAGGGCGCGCAGCTGCGCGCCGACGATGTCGTGGAGCACTTCTTCGTGACCACCACGCACCACTGGCTGCTCTTCTTCACCGACAAGGGGCGCGTGTACCGGGCCAAGGCCTATGAAGTGCCCGAGGCCGGTCGCGACGCGAAGGGACAGCACGTCGCGAACCTGCTGGCGCTGCAGCCCGAAGAGGAGATCACGCAGATCCTCGACGTGCGGCATTACAACGACGCTTCCTACCTCGTGCTGGCCACGCGCGGCGGCCTGGTCAAGAAGAGCCGGCTGAGCGACTACGACACCAACCGCCAGGGCGGCATCATCGCGATCCGCCTGCGCGAGGGCGACGAGCTGGTCAGTGCTCTGCTGGTCGATCAGGATGACGAGATCTTGCTGATCAGCCACCACGGCATGTCGCTGCGGTTCGCGGCGACCGATGAGGCACTGCGTCCGATGGGTCGCTCGACCGAGGGTGTGAAGGGCATGTCGTTCCGCGAGGGCGACAGTCTGCTTTCGGCGTCGGTGGCAAGCTCCGACGGCTACGTGTTCGTGGTCACCGAAGGCGGTTACGCCAAACGCACCGCAGTGGGGGAGTACCGCGTGCAGGGGCGTGGCGGACTGGGCATCAAGGTCGCCAAGCTCAACGACGATCGAGGGGGCCTGGCCGGCGGTCTGATCGCCGCCGAGGACGACGAGATCTTGGTGGTTCTTGCCAGCGGCAAGGTGGTACGCTCTGCCGTGGCCGAGGTACCTGCCAAGGGTCGAGACACCATGGGTGTCGTGTTCGCCCGTCCCGACGACGACGACCGGATCATCGCCATCGCGCGCAACTCCGAGCGGGCCGTGGTCGATGAAGACGAAGCGGATGCCTCCGCCACCGATACCGCAGAACCAGCGGTGGTAGAGTCCGAGACTTCATCGAACCACGAAGAGAGCACTGACGCATGA
- a CDS encoding DUF3566 domain-containing protein — translation MSTVADKLAKKSTHKTSAKQVRLRLVYVDFWSAVKLSFLAAIALAVVTLVSFFLVYMVISATGLIGKADDLFKSISGGGQALSSIIGLPQVMGVAAIIAILNLVVGTVLGAVVAGLYNLAVKVTGGLLIGFTSN, via the coding sequence ATGAGCACGGTAGCCGACAAGCTCGCCAAGAAATCGACGCACAAGACCAGCGCCAAGCAGGTGCGGCTGCGCTTGGTCTACGTGGACTTCTGGTCGGCCGTCAAGCTCTCTTTCCTGGCGGCCATCGCATTGGCCGTCGTGACGCTGGTGTCGTTCTTCCTCGTCTACATGGTGATCTCGGCCACCGGGCTGATCGGCAAGGCCGACGACCTGTTCAAGAGCATCTCCGGTGGAGGTCAGGCCTTGTCGTCGATCATCGGCCTGCCACAGGTGATGGGCGTGGCCGCGATCATCGCGATCTTGAACCTGGTGGTCGGCACCGTGCTCGGCGCCGTTGTCGCCGGCCTCTACAACCTGGCCGTGAAGGTCACCGGCGGCCTGCTGATCGGCTTCACCTCGAACTGA
- a CDS encoding VIT1/CCC1 transporter family protein translates to MSEDVTAHPGEEHSDRIGQRLNWLRAGVLGANDGIVSVAAVVVGVAAATADIGPIFTAGAAALVGGAVSMALGEYVSVSSQRDTERALIAKETQELIDMPDEELEELTQMYEERGLSRETASRVAEELTAHDALKAHLEVELHIDQDDLVNPWHAALSSAIAFTIGAILPMLAILLVPAPARIVVTFAAVLVALAITGTIAARLGGAPRGRSIARLVIGGALALAATFLIGMLLGTTGIA, encoded by the coding sequence ATGAGCGAGGATGTCACCGCCCACCCGGGCGAAGAGCACTCCGACAGGATCGGCCAACGCCTCAACTGGCTGCGCGCCGGGGTGCTCGGAGCCAACGACGGCATCGTGTCAGTGGCGGCCGTGGTCGTCGGCGTCGCGGCGGCGACCGCCGACATCGGGCCGATCTTCACGGCGGGCGCCGCCGCCCTCGTCGGTGGTGCGGTCTCGATGGCACTCGGCGAGTATGTGTCGGTCAGCAGCCAACGCGATACCGAGCGCGCGCTGATCGCCAAAGAGACGCAAGAGCTCATCGACATGCCTGACGAAGAGCTCGAAGAGCTGACGCAGATGTACGAGGAGCGCGGGCTCTCACGCGAGACGGCGAGCAGGGTCGCCGAAGAACTCACCGCCCATGATGCGCTGAAGGCGCACCTCGAAGTCGAGTTGCACATCGATCAGGATGACCTGGTCAACCCCTGGCACGCGGCGCTGTCGTCGGCGATCGCGTTCACGATCGGTGCGATCCTGCCGATGCTGGCGATCCTGCTCGTGCCGGCGCCTGCCCGCATCGTCGTGACATTCGCGGCGGTGCTGGTCGCCCTGGCGATCACCGGCACGATCGCGGCGCGGCTGGGCGGCGCACCGAGAGGACGCTCGATCGCCCGTCTGGTGATCGGCGGCGCACTGGCGCTGGCCGCCACATTCCTGATCGGCATGCTGTTGGGCACCACCGGCATCGCCTGA
- a CDS encoding LysM peptidoglycan-binding domain-containing protein yields the protein MRTFTKITTLLAGVALASALAGCTATAEPASDGTPAATKDAPVASAPAPTAVESAPSAATCADSPTARINMPTYAYNTRPVSAPELVGVVTDTGALTHASGKPTRDGGQIVSYIVQPGDALDAIAARFCMDLNSFSAFNHATGRTLQPGEILELRPDPAKPWAWDN from the coding sequence ATGCGCACCTTCACGAAGATCACCACCCTGCTCGCGGGCGTCGCACTCGCCAGCGCGCTCGCGGGGTGCACCGCGACTGCCGAGCCCGCGAGTGACGGAACACCAGCGGCCACCAAGGACGCCCCCGTCGCATCAGCGCCAGCGCCTACCGCCGTCGAGTCAGCGCCCAGCGCCGCCACATGCGCGGACTCGCCTACGGCCCGCATCAACATGCCGACGTACGCGTACAACACCCGGCCGGTGTCAGCACCCGAGCTCGTGGGTGTGGTGACCGATACAGGCGCACTCACCCACGCCTCTGGCAAGCCGACGCGCGACGGCGGGCAGATCGTCTCATACATCGTGCAGCCCGGCGACGCTCTCGATGCCATTGCCGCCCGTTTCTGCATGGACCTGAATTCTTTCAGCGCGTTCAACCACGCAACCGGGCGCACGCTGCAGCCCGGAGAGATTTTGGAGCTGCGCCCGGATCCGGCGAAGCCGTGGGCGTGGGATAACTAG